One Pieris rapae chromosome 7, ilPieRapa1.1, whole genome shotgun sequence genomic window carries:
- the LOC111001928 gene encoding uncharacterized protein LOC111001928: MSVGWANLPILPLRCILEHLSVNDALAATSTCQHWRSAILLYEGHKDVIKLSVKNIEKSMFLTRIFKKYTKHLHIYIDTTVVEELVSFMNYILPLYFDTVNLNELAFLGPSYILKNPNVPIPQLQRIIVETLVFKNLHSLQRLLLTGCEMATPKNENDRYVHKNVEYYSRPLTFSTKRCLDDTILSRSNVGLMMFSKLQSIVIDYEYLSSAAVNTLSRLPELALLTLNIGHKRPLSLPRFEWPPETLNVAINVIAVPLHRFNDIIEHVFVRGLLLVSLKVMFCKTFHVPLLSHLSRLYKSTLQEFVWVDAPCISTTPFYRVVKPEPYDVCVNHILLMCWQCVQLRRLVIHGYWLWQYDVLGIVRLRRSLERLELSAVYGQQNHFGTADNRVLRVLANDDLDILEAQYIEKINEHTQFKWAPTTYEALPPALKLNATSKDRADYYMRETSL; this comes from the exons agatgtaattaaattaagtgtaAAGAACATAGAGAAGAGCATGTTCCTGActcgtatatttaaaaagtacacaAAACACTTGCACATTTACATAGACACAACAGTTGTAGAAGAATTGGTGTCCTTTATGAACTATATTTTGCCatt atactTCGATACAGTAAATCTAAACGAACTGGCATTTCTCGGTCCAAGTTACATTCTTAAAAATCCAAATGTGCCAATACCACAACTGCAAAG AATAATAGTGGAGACTCTCGTCTTCAAGAACCTGCATAGTCTACAGAGGCTTCTTTTAACTGGCTGTGAGATGGCAACACCTAAAAATGAAAACGATAGATATGTA CACAAGAATGTAGAGTATTATTCGCGGCCGCTGACATTCAGCACGAAGCGTTGCCTGGATGACACCATACTATCTAGAAGCAACGTGGGATTAATGATGTTCTCTAAGCTAcag TCCATAGTGATAGACTACGAGTACTTAAGCTCAGCTGCCGTTAACACATTGAGTCGTCTGCCGGAATTGGCGCTGCTTACCTTAAACATCGGACACAAGCGCCCTCTGTCATTGCCGAGATTCGAATGGCCGCCCGAGACATTGAACGTCGCTATCAACGTT ATTGCGGTACCATTGCACCGCTTCAACGATATTATAGAACATGTATTTGTGCGTGGGCTACTCCTGGTTTCACTGAAAGTCATGTTCTGTAAAACT ttccATGTGCCACTGTTATCGCACCTGTCACGTTTGTATAAGTCTACGCTGCAGGAGTTTGTGTGGGTGGACGCCCCCTGCATATCTACCACACCATTTTACAGGGTCGTCAAGCCTGAACCG TATGATGTTTGCGTGAATCACATTTTACTGATGTGCTGGCAATGTGTACAACTACGTAGACTCGTTATTCATG GCTACTGGCTGTGGCAATACGATGTGCTGGGTATTGTGCGTCTGCGCAGGTCGTTGGAACGCCTCGAATTATCAGCAGTGTACGGTCAGCAGAACCACTTCGGTACGGCTGATAATCGCGTACTCAGGGTTTTAGCCAATGACGACTTGGATATTTTGGAAGCTCAATATattgag aaaattaacgAGCATACACAATTCAAATGGGCGCCTACAACATATGAGGCTTTGCCGCCAGCGCTCAAGCTCAATGCTACTTCGAAAGATCGGGCTGATTACTACATGCGTGAAACTTCCTTATAA